The following are encoded in a window of Pyrenophora tritici-repentis strain M4 chromosome 6, whole genome shotgun sequence genomic DNA:
- a CDS encoding UhpC, Sugar phosphate permease yields MASAQPAMHHDEMLEKQHISHNEDISSQDGSGYECEFSEREQKKIIHRIDRRLVVTVGVLYCISLMDRTNLSAAAIAGMTVDLKLNVLQGTISHYSIVTIVFFASYIVFQPPATVICRYLGPRNFLSVIVILWGGVMIGMGFADSYGTMAALRVVLGVLEAGFFPSCVYLLSTWYTRFDIGKRYSCFYILGSLASACAGILAYGLMQLKGRQGLNGWRWIFIIEGALTCFLGIVGYWALVDFPDKAHKSWKFLTEREAMYIIDRVNRDRGDAKPEPWSLAKFFHGGTDIKIWGFALIFFNTTTVTYALAYFLPIILTENMGFDVGAAQCLVAPPYALAAIVMYATGWAGDKYHIRGPIILFNMVLCLIGLPIMGFHKDASVRYFGVFLTTAGANSNIPATMSYQANNIRGQWKRAFCSAILVGMGGVGGIAGGLVFRTQDKPGYEPGLYACIACCLLTIVIVCLVTLRSWSLNKRADRGEIELEYNDDGDQKGFRYTY; encoded by the exons ATGGCTTCCGCACAACCCGCCATGCACCACGACGAGATGCTCGAGAAGCAACACATATCGCATAATGAAGACATTAGCTCCCAAGATGGTTCCGGATATGAGTGCGAGTTCAGTGAGCGAGAGCAGAAGAAAATCATCCATCGCATTGATCGACGTCTCGTGGTGACTGTCGGTGTGCTGTACTGCATCAGTCTGATGGACCGAACCAATCTGAGTGCTGCCGCTATTGCTGG TATGACCGTGGATCTAAAGCTCAATGTACTGCAGGGTACCATTTCGCATTACTCGATTGTCACCATTGTTTTTTTCGCTTCTTATATCGTCTTCCAGCCTCCGGCCACTGTCATTTGCCGATATCTCGGACCACGAAACTTCCTTTCTGTCATTGTGATATTATGGGGCGGCGTCATGATTGGCATGGGCTTTGCCGACAGTTACGGTACAATGGCCGCGCTACGAGTGGTCCTCGGCGTACTTGAAGCTGGCTTTTTCCCAAGCTGTGTCTACCTGCTGTCGACATGGT ACACTCGATTCGACATCGGAAAGCGGTACTCGTGCTTTTATATCCTTGGAAGTCTGGCCTCTGCTTGCGCCGGTATTCTCGCTTACGGATTGATGCAACTCAAGGGACGTCAGGGACTCAATGGATGGCGCT GGATCTTCATCATTGAAGGAGCGCTCACCTGTTTTCTTGGAATAGTTGGCTACTGGGCCCTTGTTGACTTCCCGGACAAGGCTCACAAGAGCTGGAAGTTCTTGACCGAGCGGGAAGCCATGTACATCATTGATCGCGTCAACCGGGACCGTGGAGATGCGAAACCAGAGCCGTGGTCTCTAGCTAAGTTCTTCCACGGTGGAACTGATATCAAGATCTGGGGATTCGCTCTG ATTTTCTTCAACACCACTACAGTGACCTACGCCTTGGCCTACTTCCTTCCCATCATCCTGACAGAAAACATGGGCTTCGACGTCGGCGCGGCCCAGTGTCTCGTTGCACCACCATACGCTCTTGCTGCGATCGTCATGTATGCCACCGGTTGGGCTGGTGACAAGTACCACATTCGTGGACCCATCATCCTCTTCAACATGGTTCTTTGCCTCATCGGACTTCCCATCATGGGTTTCCACAAGGATGCGAGCGTTCGCTACTTCGGTGTCTTCCTTACGACTGCTGGCGCAAACAGCAACATTCCCGCGACTATGTCGTACCAGGCGAACAACATCAGGGGCCAGTGGAAGCGCGCATTCTGCTCGGCTATCTTGGTCGGCATGGGAGGCGTCGGTGGTATCGCCGGAGGACTCGTATTCAG GACCCAAGATAAGCCCGGATACGAGCCAGGACTATATGCCTGCATCGCCTGCTGCCTTCTCACAATTGTTATCGTCTGTCTCGTCACACTGCGGTCATGGAGCTTGAACAAGCGCGCCGATCGGGGTGAGATTGAGCTGGAATACAACGAT GATGGTGATCAGAAGGGCTTCAGGTATACATACTGA
- a CDS encoding Med15 multi-domain protein: MDQQKRSPPYEGHSSGSEARQLTPGAKKRPSRAGTRSVTTLTAAQLERKRANDREAQRAIRQRTKDHIDTLERQVRDLTAQLENNSSTKMMDLIRRNEELEQENAVLRSRLSHAVSALGVPEQGAGAPSPSDRVQMLSQPRRMSTGTARSAHSVPEIATPVSQPGHWQQQHTYAHHVSSPHVDTPPAMGEVQAPQHEAVRWSPHPGHPQQQQQHHQVSMPVQDASVHAVEQPNMSYPSPYVMESNARAMSYPLENASMVTSQPMPMSGYGTPTSHPSPHASEYQRHMSVPMHHQPVQGQGPPQHQQHHTSAPYGSYPVGPQQGYTPQGNHGGEMPMMHAQHGQAQMMNEQGQHIMYQPYQPNMKVEHSG; this comes from the exons ATGGACCAGCAGAAGCGCTCGCCGCCGTACGAGGGCCACTCGTCTGGCTCAGAAGCCAGGCAATTGACTCCCGGTGCGAAGAAGCGGCCTTCAAGAGCAGGCACTCGCAGTGTCACTACTCTGACTGCTGCTCAGCTGGAACGCAAGAGGGCAAACGACCGAGAAGCACAACGGGCCATCCGCCAAAGAACAAAGGACCACATCGACACTCTCGAGCGTCAAGTTCGCGACCTGACAGCACAGCTCGAGAACAACTCGTCCACCAAGATGATGGACCTCATCAGGAGGAACGAAGAGTTGGAGCAAGAGAACGCCGTCCTCCGCTCGCGCCTGTCACACGCAGTCTCAGCCCTAGGCGTCCCGGAACAAGGAGCAG GTGCACCTTCACCCAGTGATCGCGTCCAGATGCTCAGCCAACCTCGGCGAATGTCGACGGGGACGGCAAGGAGCGCTCACTCTGTGCCCGAAATAGCAACGCCTGTCTCGCAGCCGGGCCATTGGCAGCAGCAGCATACGTATGCTCATCACGTTTCGTCGCCACATGTCGATACGCCACCTGCCATGGGTGAAGTGCAAGCGCCTCAGCACGAGGCTGTCCGCTGGAGTCCTCATCCTGGCCACCcccagcagcaacaacagcacCATCAAGTTTCGATGCCAGTACAAGATGCGTCGGTGCATGCCGTTGAGCAGCCAAACATGTCATATCCCAGCCCATATGTCATGGAAAGCAACGCGCGAGCCATGTCATACCCACTCGAGAATGCGTCCATGGTCACTTCGCAGCCCATGCCAATGTCAGGGTATGGTACGCCGACGTCGCATCCTTCGCCGCACGCTTCCGAGTACCAACGACACATGAGCGTACCCATGCATCACCAGCCTGTACAGGGCCAGGGCCCACCCCAGCATCAGCAGCACCACACTTCTGCGCCTTACGGCTCGTATCCGGTCGGTCCTCAGCAGGGCTACACACCGCAAGGCAACCACGGCGGCGAGATGCCCATGATGCACGCACAGCACGGTCAGGCCCAGATGATGAACGAGCAAGGGCAACACATCATGTACCAGCCGTATCAACCCAACATGAAGGTTGAGCACTCTGGCTGA
- a CDS encoding BglB, Beta-glucosidase-6-phospho-beta-glucosidase-beta- galactosidase encodes MSQSYLPKDFLWGFATASYQIEGAPHEDGRADSIWDTFCRIPGKIAGGESGDVACDSYHRTDEDIALLKEIGAKSYRFSLSWSRIIPLGGRDDPVNEKGLQYYIKLVDDLRAADIEPMITLFHWDLPDNLHKRYGGMLNKDEFVKDYENYARVCFKAFGSKVKYWITFNEPWCSSILGYGTGLFAPGRCSDRSKSAEGDSSREPWIVGHSLLIAHGAAVKAYRDDFKAKDGGQIGITLNGDWTEPWDPEDPKDREACDRKIEFAICWFGDPVYFGKYPDSMRKQLGDRLPQFTPEEAALVKGSNDFYGMNHYCANYIRHRDTEPELDDHAGNLDVLYQNKKGEWIGPETQSVWLRPMPLGFRKLIKWLSDRYGGPTFYVTENGTSLKGENDLPLDQLLDDEFRCEYFRGYIGALADAHTLDGVDVRGYSAWSLMDNFEWAEGYTTRFGVTYVDYKGGQKRYPKKSAREISKIFEKYIKKE; translated from the exons ATGTCGCAGTCGTACTTACCCAAAGATTTCCTGTGGGGATTTGCAACAGCAAG TTACCAAATCGAAGGCGCGCCGCATGAGGATGGCCGCGCCGATTCCATCTGGGACACCTTCTGCCGCATCCCGGGCAAAATTGCTGGTGGGGAATCTGGCGATGTGGCCTGCGATTCCTACCACCGCACTGACGAGGACATTGCTCTTTTGAAGGAAATCGGCGCAAAGTCGTACCGCTTCTCTCTATCGTGGTCGCGTATCATCCCTCTCGGCGGACGTGACGATCCCGTGAACGAGAAAGGTCTGCAATACTACATCAAGCTGGTTGACGACCTCCGTGCCGCAGACATTGAACCGATGATAACGCTTTTTCACTGGGATCTCCCCGACAACTTGCACAAGCGATATGGGGGCATGCTTAACAAAGACGAGTTCGTGAAGGATTACGAAAATTACGCCAGGGTGTGTTTCAAAGCCTTCGGTTCGAAGGTAAAATATTGGATCACCTTCAATGAGCCTTGGTGCAGCTCCATTCTCGGTTATGGCACTGGCCTTTTCGCTCCGGGGCGTTGCAGTGACCGAAGCAAGAGCGCAGAAGGCGATAGCTCCAGGGAGCCGTGGATCGTCGGCCACTCACTCCTCATTGCCCATGGTGCGGCTGTCAAGGCATACCGTGACGACTTCAAGGCCAAGGACGGAGGCCAGATTGGTATCACACTCAACG GTGACTGGACTGAGCCGTGGGACCCGGAAGATCCAAAGGATCGCGAGGCGTGTGATCGAAAGATTGAGTTTGCGATCTGCTGGTTTGGCGACCCAGTTTACTTTGGCAAGTATCCGGACTCGATGCGCAAGCAGCTAGGCGATCGCTTGCCTCAATTCACGCCGGAAGAAGCGGCTCTTGTCAAGGGTAGCAATGACTTTTATGGCATGAACCACTATTGTGCCAACTACATTAGGCACAGGGACACTGAGCCAGAACTGGACGATCACGCTGGCAACCTGGATGTTCTTTACCAGAACAAGAAGGGCGAATGGATCGGCCCAGAGACGCAATCCGTCTGGCTTCGGCCAATGCCCTTGGGCTTCAGGAAGCTGATCAAGTGGCTGAGTGACCGGTACGGCGGCCCGACCTTTTATGTGACAGAAAACGGTACCAGTCTCAAAGGCGAAAACGATCTGCCTCTGGACCAGCTGCTGGACGACGAGTTCCGTTGTGAGTACTTTCGGGGATACATTGGAGCCTTGGCCGACGCCCATACCTTGGATGGAGTCGACGTCAGGGGTTATTCCGCCTGGAGTCTCATGGA CAATTTCGAGTGGGCCGAGGGCTACACGACGCGCTTCGGCGTCACCTACGTCGATTACAAGGGCGGGCAGAAGCGATACCCGAAGAAGAGCGCACGCGAGATCTCGAAAATCTTTGAAAAGTATATCAAAAAGGAGTAG
- a CDS encoding DUF1479 domain protein has protein sequence MFSAIRRIPYPTRRAATQLRTVATQSQKRAGDISDAFASLSGHDFKPLAPGYAAIKTRLIQGYEDQVRESWERLLRSLQEEIPLIVELGSKVIPDIDFKDIDNAPEAFSSELRKRGVAVVRGVVSEKEALQWKEDLREYIRQNPHTKAYPTDNPQVFELYWSRSQLLARGHPNLLKTHRFLMSYWHSANPHVPLSTKHPISYADRLRMRQPGDAKFALGPHVDGGSVERWEEEGYGLGKVFDAIWRGKWESFDPWEATCRLPVNADLHQGVGACNAFRMFQGWLSLSTTGPHEGTLLVNPLLAKATAYYLLRPFFSPKRGVTQPNAQIASEADATAHTSSFLDPDNWILDSPQTSWMHGATPGHGQELSHLLHPHLRLQESMIHIPTVRPGDYVAWHCDTIHAVDKTHAGSADSTVLYIPACPMTEDNANFLVRQRGCFVEGTPSPDFGGGVGEKGHVGRAGVEDMDALVGEEGCRSLGLAEWDSDAEGLGPGERVILDRANKILGFYD, from the exons ATGTTTTCCGCAATTCGAAGAATCCCATATCCGACAAGACGCGCCGCGACACAATTGCGCACAGTCGCGACACAATCTCAGAAGCGCGCGGGTGATATATCAGACGCTTTTGCGTCGCTTTCTGGCCACGACTTCAAGCCTCTAGCGCCTGGATATGCCGCCATCAAAACCCGACTGATCCAGGGATACGAAGACCAAGTACGGGAATCATGGGAACGCCTCCTCCGAAGCCTGCAAGAAGAGATACCGCTTATCGTCGAGCTCGGTAGCAAGGTTATCCCAGATATCGATTTCAAGGACATTGACAATGCGCCCGAAGCCTTTAGCAGTGAATTACGGAAGAGAGGCGTAGCGGTTGTGAGGGGTGTAGTATCAGAGAAAGAAGCGCTGCAGTGGAAAGAGGACTTGAGAGAGTACATCCGCCAGAATCCTCACACCAAGG CATACCCCACCGACAACCCCCAAGTCTTTGAACTCTACTGGTCGCGCAGCCAGCTTCTTGCACGCGGCCATCCGAACCTCCTCAAGACACACCGTTTTCTCATGTCATACTGGCACAGCGCAAACCCCCATGTCCCCCTCTCCACAAAACACCCCATAAGCTACGCCGACCGCCTCCGCATGCGTCAACCCGGCGACGCCAAATTCGCACTAGGACCACACGTCGACGGCGGCAGCGTAGAACGCTGGGAGGAAGAAGGCTACGGGCTCGGAAAAGTCTTCGACGCAATCTGGCGCGGGAAATGGGAGTCGTTCGACCCCTGGGAAGCGACATGTCGTCTCCCCGTCAACGCCGACCTGCACCAAGGCGTCGGCGCCTGCAACGCTTTCCGCATGTTCCAAGGCTGGCTCTCCCTCTCCACCACAGGCCCACACGAGGGAACCCTCCTCGTCAACCCGCTCCTCGCAAAAGCAACAGCTTACTACCTCCTCCGTCCTTTCTTCTCCCCTAAACGCGGTGTCACACAGCCCAACGCGCAAATAGCCTCGGAAGCGGACGCTACAGCACACACGTCGTCTTTCCTAGACCCAGATAACTGGATACTAGATTCACCGCAAACCTCCTGGATGCACGGCGCTACACCAGGCCACGGCCAGGAACTCTCTCACCTCCTCCACCCGCACCTCCGTCTTCAGGAAAGTATGATTCATATTCCCACTGTTCGACCAGGCGATTACGTCGCCTGGCACTGCGATACCATACACGCGGTTGACAAGACACATGCTGGCTCCGCTGACTCGACCGTCTTGTATATCCCCGCTTGTCCCATGACGGAAGATAATGCGAATTTTCTTGTGAGGCAGCGCGGGTGTTTTGTTGAGGGTACACCCAGCCCGGACTTTGGCGGCGGCGTGGGTGAGAAGGGACATGTGGGGCGGGCGGGTGTGGAGGATATGGATGCATTGGTCGGGGAGGAGGGGTGTAGGAGTTTGGGGTTGGCGGAGTGGGATAGTGATGCTGAGGGGTTGGGTCCTGGGGAGAGGGTTATTTTGGATAGGGCGAATAAGATTTTGGGGTTTTATGATTAG